In Xenorhabdus poinarii G6, the following are encoded in one genomic region:
- the macA gene encoding macrolide transporter subunit MacA codes for MNLLFTKRRWIGAGLILIATVAVYHFVYVPKPIAYQTTPVITGNFERNVLAVGKLDAINKVDVGAQVSGQLKELYVKLGDKVKQGQLLALLDPQTAQNSVTEIQETAKSLKANLRGAKAELKFAQLKVNRLKHLFKLQLISHQDLDNSIMDMQSKAARIDDLIAQIKQNEAKLDTAQTNLRYTKIIAPIEGTVTDIKTFQGQTVIAAQQAPTILTLANLDTMTVNAEVSEADVIRLKPGQKVSFTILGNQEKEFHSVLKDIQPTPQIVNNAVFYYARFDVPNPSHLLRLQMTAQVKIQLQLLNNVLMIPISVLDLSSVSNQQPSSAQYEVSVLRNGKAEKRKITIGAFDDVNVQVLSGLKEHERVIMNRSDSSDRHIEGSE; via the coding sequence ATGAATCTTCTTTTTACCAAACGTCGCTGGATTGGAGCTGGGCTTATCCTTATTGCCACTGTAGCTGTATACCATTTCGTCTATGTACCGAAACCTATTGCCTATCAGACGACCCCGGTAATCACCGGGAATTTTGAACGGAATGTTCTGGCGGTAGGGAAATTGGATGCGATCAATAAGGTTGACGTTGGCGCTCAGGTTAGTGGTCAATTGAAAGAGCTTTATGTGAAATTGGGCGATAAGGTTAAGCAGGGGCAATTACTGGCACTGCTTGATCCGCAAACAGCACAAAATTCTGTGACAGAAATACAAGAAACGGCAAAATCACTGAAGGCTAATCTCCGTGGAGCAAAAGCAGAATTAAAGTTTGCACAGCTGAAAGTCAATCGTCTGAAGCATTTATTTAAATTGCAGTTGATATCTCATCAGGATCTGGACAACAGCATAATGGATATGCAGTCTAAGGCCGCCAGAATCGATGATTTAATAGCGCAAATTAAGCAAAATGAGGCCAAGCTTGATACTGCGCAAACTAACTTGCGGTATACCAAAATCATTGCCCCTATAGAAGGGACGGTAACCGATATTAAAACATTTCAGGGACAAACTGTGATTGCTGCCCAGCAAGCACCCACGATCCTGACACTTGCCAATCTCGATACTATGACGGTTAATGCAGAGGTGTCGGAGGCGGATGTGATCCGTTTAAAGCCGGGACAGAAAGTGTCGTTTACCATTTTGGGAAATCAGGAAAAGGAATTTCATAGTGTTCTGAAAGATATTCAACCAACACCACAAATTGTGAATAATGCTGTTTTCTACTATGCCCGTTTTGACGTCCCTAATCCCAGCCATCTCTTGCGTTTACAGATGACCGCTCAAGTCAAAATACAATTACAGTTACTGAATAATGTCTTGATGATCCCGATTTCAGTCCTGGATTTATCTTCTGTTTCAAACCAACAGCCATCTTCTGCTCAGTATGAAGTGAGTGTTTTGCGCAATGGAAAAGCAGAGAAACGTAAAATTACGATAGGGGCTTTTGATGACGTGAATGTTCAGGTGCTTTCCGGATTAAAAGAGCACGAACGCGTGATCATGAATCGGAGTGATAGCAGTGATAGGCACATAGAGGGTAGTGAATAA
- a CDS encoding lysine exporter LysO family protein yields MYSGLLIILLPLTLGYLIHLNNQSLLNFVHQLISAMVYLILILMGMSLAMLENLSSNLLSILLYATTFFLCIFIINLLVLSLLDKRKPWIINSHQQEKPPSRLHMALDSVKLCGALILGFLIGLTDWSWLRSSSHASEIVLVFLLFLVGIQLRNNGMSLKQTLFDRRGTMIAIVVAISSLLGGVLAAFLLGLPTKTGLAIASGYGWYSLSGILISDAYGPVLGSAAFFNDLARELASIMLIPMLINRYRSTALGLTGAASIDFTLPILQRCGGVSIVPAAIVHGFILSLMTPLFIALFTQ; encoded by the coding sequence ATGTATTCAGGATTGTTGATTATTCTCCTGCCTTTAACGCTGGGCTATCTGATTCATTTAAATAATCAGTCGTTATTAAACTTCGTACATCAGCTTATTAGTGCAATGGTTTATCTGATACTGATTCTGATGGGCATGAGTCTCGCCATGCTAGAAAATCTGAGCAGCAACTTACTGTCTATCTTACTGTATGCGACAACATTTTTTCTGTGCATTTTTATTATTAACCTACTCGTCCTTTCCCTTTTAGATAAACGAAAACCGTGGATTATTAATAGTCATCAACAGGAAAAACCGCCTTCCCGGTTACATATGGCGTTAGATTCCGTCAAATTATGCGGTGCATTAATATTGGGATTCCTGATTGGGTTAACCGATTGGTCATGGCTGCGTTCTTCCAGCCATGCCAGTGAAATCGTCTTGGTTTTTCTACTCTTTCTGGTGGGAATCCAATTACGCAATAACGGTATGAGCTTAAAACAAACACTGTTTGATCGTCGTGGCACGATGATTGCGATCGTTGTTGCCATAAGCTCTTTGCTAGGCGGGGTGTTAGCCGCATTTTTGCTAGGGCTACCGACGAAAACTGGCCTTGCCATTGCCTCCGGATATGGCTGGTATTCGCTTTCCGGCATTTTAATTTCCGACGCTTATGGGCCAGTACTGGGTAGTGCCGCCTTTTTCAATGATCTGGCTCGTGAACTGGCATCAATCATGCTCATTCCCATGCTCATCAACCGCTATCGTTCAACTGCACTAGGTTTAACCGGTGCGGCTTCCATCGACTTTACCTTGCCGATTTTACAACGCTGTGGGGGAGTCAGTATCGTGCCAGCCGCTATCGTACATGGTTTCATTTTAAGCTTAATGACACCGTTGTTTATTGCATTGTTCACTCAATGA
- the artP gene encoding arginine ABC transporter ATP-binding protein ArtP translates to MSIQLKNINCFYGSHQALFDINFECISGETVVLLGPSGAGKSSLLRVLNLLEIPHSGQLNVTTHRFDFKQQPNHKDILALRQKVGMVFQQYHLWPHLTVMDNLIEAPCRVLKYSKHQAQEKAAKLLARLRLDAFANRFPLHLSGGQQQRVAIARALMMEPQVLLFDEPTAALDPAITAQVIDIIKELAETGITQVIVTHEVELARKTASQVIYMEQGHIIEKGDATHFMHPKTEAFAHYLSH, encoded by the coding sequence ATGAGCATTCAATTAAAAAACATAAATTGTTTCTATGGCTCGCATCAGGCTCTGTTCGATATCAATTTTGAATGTATATCGGGAGAAACTGTTGTGTTACTGGGACCCAGTGGGGCAGGAAAGAGTTCGTTGTTACGCGTCCTGAACCTACTGGAAATTCCTCACTCTGGACAACTCAATGTGACAACGCACCGATTTGATTTCAAACAACAGCCCAACCACAAGGATATTCTGGCATTACGACAAAAAGTGGGGATGGTCTTCCAGCAATACCATTTGTGGCCTCATTTGACCGTCATGGATAATTTGATTGAAGCACCTTGCCGGGTATTGAAGTACTCTAAACACCAAGCGCAGGAAAAAGCGGCAAAACTGCTTGCCCGGCTTCGTTTGGACGCATTTGCTAACCGGTTTCCCCTGCATCTGTCCGGTGGACAGCAACAGCGCGTTGCGATTGCCCGAGCATTAATGATGGAGCCTCAGGTTCTATTGTTTGATGAACCCACGGCGGCTCTCGACCCCGCAATAACCGCCCAAGTTATTGATATTATCAAAGAATTAGCAGAGACTGGCATCACACAGGTGATAGTGACTCATGAAGTCGAATTGGCTCGCAAAACAGCCAGTCAGGTTATCTACATGGAACAAGGACATATTATTGAAAAAGGTGACGCAACGCATTTTATGCACCCGAAAACAGAAGCCTTTGCTCATTACTTGTCACACTGA
- the artJ gene encoding arginine ABC transporter substrate-binding protein — MKKLLFAALLSAVTLSATAAEEEATLRFATEATYPPFEYLDANNKIQGFDIDLADALCAKLNTKCTFTNQAFDSLIPSLKFRRFDALMAGIDITPERQKQVDFTHIYYDNSATFIAVKGKFAQVADLKGKQVGMQNGTTHQKYLMEQHKEIKTVPYDSYQNAILDLKNGRLDAVFGDTAVVNEWLKKNKELNAVGNKVTDKNYFGIGLGIAVRKGNTDLRDKLNKALAEIKQDGTYDTLYKKWFEQ, encoded by the coding sequence ATGAAAAAATTATTGTTTGCCGCTCTGCTAAGCGCAGTGACCTTATCAGCAACCGCCGCAGAAGAAGAAGCGACGCTCCGTTTTGCAACAGAAGCAACTTACCCACCATTTGAATATCTTGACGCAAACAATAAGATCCAAGGATTCGATATTGATTTAGCGGATGCCTTATGTGCAAAACTCAACACAAAATGTACCTTTACCAACCAGGCTTTTGATAGTCTGATCCCTAGCCTGAAATTCCGTCGTTTTGATGCTTTGATGGCCGGCATTGACATCACACCAGAACGCCAGAAACAAGTTGATTTCACACATATTTATTATGATAACTCGGCCACTTTTATTGCTGTCAAAGGGAAATTTGCCCAAGTTGCCGACCTCAAAGGCAAACAAGTCGGGATGCAAAATGGCACGACACACCAGAAATATTTGATGGAGCAACACAAAGAGATTAAGACTGTGCCTTATGACAGCTACCAAAATGCGATCCTTGACTTGAAAAATGGCCGCCTTGATGCTGTGTTTGGCGATACCGCCGTCGTCAATGAGTGGTTGAAAAAGAATAAAGAATTAAACGCGGTTGGCAATAAGGTCACAGACAAAAACTATTTTGGTATCGGTTTAGGCATTGCCGTTCGCAAAGGTAATACGGATTTACGGGATAAACTGAATAAAGCCCTGGCAGAAATTAAACAAGACGGTACTTACGATACTCTCTATAAAAAATGGTTTGAACAATAA
- the artQ gene encoding arginine ABC transporter permease ArtQ, with the protein MNEFQSLISAAGITVGLAVSSLIVGLVLAMFFAAWESMRWKPLAFLGSCWVTLIRGLPEILVVLFIYFGSSQLLITLSEGFEINLIIWHVKIQIDIDNFNVSPFLCGIIALSLLYSAYASQTLRGALKAIPIGQWEAGQALGLSQRRLFFRLILPQMWRHALPGLGNQWLVLLKDTALVSLISVNDLMLQTKSIAIRTQEPFTWYMIVAAIYLIITLISQFILKQLETRSTHFERGAS; encoded by the coding sequence ATGAATGAATTCCAATCTTTAATCAGTGCCGCCGGAATCACCGTCGGCCTTGCTGTTTCTTCGCTGATTGTCGGTCTAGTCCTCGCCATGTTTTTTGCTGCGTGGGAATCCATGCGCTGGAAACCCCTCGCATTTTTAGGTTCCTGCTGGGTGACATTGATCCGAGGGTTACCTGAGATTTTAGTTGTGCTCTTTATCTATTTTGGTAGCTCACAACTGCTGATCACGCTGTCAGAAGGTTTTGAGATCAATCTCATTATCTGGCACGTTAAAATACAGATAGACATTGATAACTTTAATGTCAGCCCGTTTCTATGCGGTATTATTGCCCTGTCTCTGCTCTATTCCGCGTATGCATCACAAACACTACGAGGAGCCTTAAAAGCCATTCCTATAGGGCAATGGGAAGCGGGGCAAGCGCTGGGATTAAGTCAACGTCGCCTCTTTTTTCGCTTAATTCTGCCTCAGATGTGGCGTCATGCTTTGCCAGGGCTTGGTAATCAATGGTTAGTACTCTTAAAAGACACAGCGCTGGTTTCATTGATCAGTGTTAATGACTTGATGTTACAAACAAAAAGTATTGCGATCCGAACTCAGGAGCCGTTCACATGGTATATGATCGTGGCGGCCATTTATTTGATCATTACCCTGATCAGCCAATTTATTCTTAAACAACTTGAAACACGCTCCACCCATTTTGAACGGGGTGCTTCATGA
- the artM gene encoding arginine ABC transporter permease ArtM: MIFTYIKEILPGLQTSLSLTFAALLVALILAIALTMILTMKLPVLSQGVKGYITLFTGTPLLVQFFLIYYGPGQFPSLKEYPWLWQLMSEAWLCAMITLALNSAAYSTQLFYGAVRAIPVGQWQSCQALGMSRAHSMCILLPYAFKRALSSYSNEVILIFKSTSLASTITLLDIMGYSQLQFGRSYDVTVFVAAGVIYLCINGLLTLLMRMIERRALSFEHRH, from the coding sequence ATGATATTTACATATATCAAGGAAATTTTACCGGGCTTGCAAACCAGTCTCAGTTTAACGTTCGCCGCGTTACTGGTTGCCCTCATTCTCGCCATTGCCCTGACCATGATCCTGACCATGAAATTGCCGGTGCTGTCGCAAGGGGTAAAAGGCTATATCACACTGTTTACCGGCACCCCGCTCCTGGTTCAGTTTTTTCTGATTTACTACGGGCCAGGGCAGTTTCCATCACTCAAAGAATATCCGTGGCTATGGCAACTGATGTCAGAAGCGTGGCTATGTGCAATGATCACTTTAGCGTTGAACAGCGCGGCCTACTCAACTCAGCTATTTTACGGGGCTGTCAGAGCGATTCCAGTGGGGCAATGGCAATCTTGTCAGGCGCTTGGGATGTCCAGAGCGCATTCCATGTGCATTCTGCTTCCTTACGCCTTCAAGCGCGCGCTTTCTTCCTATTCCAATGAAGTTATATTGATTTTTAAGAGCACTTCACTGGCCAGCACGATCACACTTTTGGATATTATGGGATATAGCCAGCTCCAATTCGGGCGTAGTTATGATGTCACCGTATTTGTCGCAGCAGGGGTAATTTATCTCTGTATAAATGGTCTTTTGACGCTACTGATGCGTATGATTGAACGGCGCGCGTTATCATTTGAACATCGTCATTAA
- the rlmC gene encoding 23S rRNA (uracil(747)-C(5))-methyltransferase RlmC has translation MQCVQYTVGHCHSCQWLDKPYSQQLSDKQQHLKQLLQETSVVHWLTPVTSKTSEFRNKAKMVVSGSVERPLLGMLHRDGRTVDLCDCPLYPKYFQPVFAVIKTFIARAGLVPYNVERKKGELKYILLTESRANGEMMLRFVLRSETKLAQLVRALPWLKAQLPQATVISANIQPTHMAILEGEKEIILTERKMLTERFNGIPLYIRPRSFFQTNPDIAAELYATAGRWVRELGINSLWDLFCGAGGFGLHCADKKTRLTGIEISAEAISCAKSSAKSLGLEHVDFQALDSTHFALDKSQLPELVLVNPPRRGIGKALCEYLSRMAPKFILYSSCHAETMAKDITMLKQYRIEKIQLFDMFPHTEHYETLALLVLDVN, from the coding sequence ATGCAGTGTGTGCAGTATACCGTGGGGCATTGTCACTCCTGCCAGTGGCTCGATAAGCCCTATTCACAGCAATTATCGGATAAACAACAACATTTAAAACAACTGTTACAGGAAACATCAGTAGTACATTGGCTGACACCGGTGACCAGCAAAACCAGCGAATTTCGTAACAAAGCCAAAATGGTCGTCAGTGGCAGTGTCGAGCGTCCGTTGCTTGGTATGTTGCATCGTGATGGCAGAACGGTGGATCTTTGTGATTGTCCGCTGTATCCAAAATATTTTCAGCCGGTATTTGCTGTAATAAAAACATTTATCGCTAGAGCTGGTCTGGTTCCATACAACGTTGAACGAAAGAAAGGAGAATTAAAATATATTCTTCTGACAGAAAGCCGCGCTAATGGTGAAATGATGTTGCGCTTTGTTTTGCGTTCGGAAACAAAGCTGGCTCAGTTAGTACGGGCTTTGCCTTGGCTGAAAGCGCAACTGCCGCAAGCGACCGTTATCTCCGCGAATATTCAACCTACCCATATGGCGATTTTGGAAGGCGAAAAGGAAATCATTTTGACTGAGCGCAAAATGTTGACGGAAAGGTTTAACGGTATTCCGTTGTATATTCGCCCACGGAGTTTTTTTCAGACGAACCCGGATATTGCCGCCGAACTGTATGCAACAGCAGGGCGTTGGGTTAGGGAATTGGGCATTAACAGTTTGTGGGATCTGTTTTGCGGTGCGGGTGGTTTTGGTCTGCATTGCGCAGATAAAAAGACCAGGCTGACGGGGATTGAGATCAGCGCTGAAGCAATCAGTTGTGCGAAAAGTTCGGCTAAAAGTCTTGGATTGGAACACGTGGATTTTCAGGCGCTGGATTCCACACATTTCGCCCTTGATAAATCACAACTGCCAGAATTAGTTTTGGTAAACCCACCCCGACGAGGGATTGGCAAGGCGCTTTGTGAATATCTTAGCCGGATGGCGCCCAAATTTATTCTCTATTCAAGTTGTCATGCCGAGACGATGGCGAAAGATATTACGATGCTTAAGCAATATCGTATCGAGAAGATTCAGCTATTCGATATGTTTCCCCATACTGAACATTATGAAACCTTGGCCCTGTTAGTTCTTGACGTAAATTAA
- a CDS encoding YbjN domain-containing protein encodes MDSMVIPDLSILRTWLEQLKISYFENDSGSVLHLPHMQNIDGLFDAKIDLLGDALLFSALAEVRPTAIVPLVANLSQINASSLTVKAFLDVQDESLPKLIVCQTFPIAAGMTFKQFSNFIQQGEEQIANVIFEIHSNNLLYVTHELENEIEAEAEDDESLTSTETSTFTLH; translated from the coding sequence ATGGATTCTATGGTTATTCCCGATTTGTCAATTCTACGTACATGGCTTGAACAGCTCAAGATCTCTTATTTTGAGAATGATTCAGGTTCAGTCTTGCATCTGCCTCATATGCAGAATATTGATGGCTTATTTGATGCCAAAATTGATCTGTTGGGTGATGCATTGCTGTTTTCTGCGCTGGCCGAAGTCAGACCTACCGCGATAGTGCCGCTGGTTGCCAATTTAAGTCAGATTAATGCCAGTTCTCTTACGGTTAAGGCCTTTCTTGATGTTCAGGATGAAAGCCTGCCTAAATTAATTGTGTGTCAGACATTCCCTATCGCTGCCGGAATGACTTTCAAGCAATTCTCCAATTTTATACAGCAAGGTGAAGAACAAATTGCTAATGTGATTTTTGAGATCCACAGCAATAATCTTCTCTATGTGACTCATGAGTTGGAAAATGAGATAGAAGCTGAAGCGGAAGATGACGAATCTTTGACGTCGACGGAGACGTCAACATTTACGTTGCACTAA
- a CDS encoding YbjC family protein produces MNINPSKAMRSLADMPKLVILLEVLGIGLLALAYLSITDSIILSPLLMTTEVHIAMILLGMGCLIPATIHIIWRAVYNLSFLGIDHKKADTNHQSVTDDEKIK; encoded by the coding sequence ATGAATATTAACCCTTCAAAAGCGATGCGTTCATTAGCTGATATGCCTAAGTTAGTCATTTTATTGGAAGTATTGGGCATTGGCTTATTAGCACTGGCTTACTTATCAATCACTGATAGCATAATTTTATCACCTTTATTAATGACGACAGAGGTGCACATTGCTATGATCTTGTTGGGTATGGGGTGTTTGATACCCGCTACTATCCATATTATCTGGCGCGCGGTTTATAATCTTTCCTTTTTGGGAATTGATCATAAGAAAGCGGATACAAATCATCAGAGTGTCACTGATGATGAAAAAATAAAATAG
- a CDS encoding GrxA family glutaredoxin, which produces MYTVIFGRPGCPYCVRATELAERLKKERDDFDYRYIDIWAENITKEDLSKTVGKPVETVPQIFIDEKHIGGCTDFEAYAKENLALYS; this is translated from the coding sequence ATGTACACTGTTATTTTCGGCCGCCCGGGTTGCCCATACTGCGTTCGCGCTACAGAATTAGCGGAGCGATTAAAAAAAGAACGTGACGACTTTGACTACCGCTATATTGATATCTGGGCTGAGAATATCACTAAAGAAGACTTATCAAAAACAGTCGGCAAACCGGTTGAAACGGTTCCTCAAATATTCATTGACGAAAAACATATTGGTGGCTGCACAGATTTTGAAGCGTACGCTAAAGAAAATCTGGCTCTCTACAGCTAA
- the ybjG gene encoding undecaprenyl-diphosphate phosphatase: protein MLEQLNHNLFTFINATPDSPPATISLAIFIAKYCVFIYPAVLAICWLWGDDKVIASQRVVVSKSTIAFALGMLASYIIGVVVQHDRPFVEGFGYHFLYHAPTGSFPSNHGTTVFTFALAFLFWHRIWSGLCLMLMAFAIAWSRVYVGVHWPIDMVGAFLVSLLGCTLSQVFWNQYGERLQDKITLLYHFCCGFLIKKGWVRN, encoded by the coding sequence TTGCTAGAACAACTTAACCACAATTTGTTTACTTTTATTAATGCGACACCCGATTCACCACCTGCAACGATCTCGCTTGCCATCTTTATTGCGAAATATTGCGTCTTTATTTACCCGGCTGTCTTAGCCATTTGCTGGCTTTGGGGAGATGACAAAGTCATCGCATCTCAACGCGTCGTTGTCAGTAAATCCACCATTGCTTTTGCCTTGGGTATGTTAGCATCCTATATCATCGGTGTGGTTGTTCAACATGACAGGCCATTCGTTGAAGGCTTTGGCTATCATTTTCTCTACCACGCTCCGACAGGGTCTTTTCCCAGTAACCACGGCACAACCGTCTTCACTTTCGCCCTGGCATTTCTATTTTGGCATCGAATCTGGTCAGGTTTATGTTTAATGCTCATGGCCTTTGCCATCGCTTGGTCTCGTGTCTATGTGGGCGTTCACTGGCCAATCGATATGGTTGGCGCGTTTTTAGTCAGCTTGTTAGGGTGTACATTGTCCCAAGTATTTTGGAACCAGTATGGCGAACGTTTACAAGACAAAATCACTTTGCTCTATCACTTCTGCTGTGGATTTTTGATCAAAAAGGGTTGGGTGAGAAATTAA
- a CDS encoding serine/threonine transporter, whose translation MDTSQAGSIVSSAASKSDYTTWRKSDTVWMLGLYGTAIGAGVLFLPINAGIGGLIPLIIMAVLALPMTFFAHRGMCRFVLSGRSSGEDITGVVEEHFGKVAGFLITILYFFAIYPILLVYSVALTNTVESFIVHQLQMNAPPRALLALALLLGVMSIIRFGEKAIVKAMSVLVFPFVTVLMLLALYLIPHWNTTIFDTLSLNNSLSSTSNSGLLFTLWLAIPVMVFSFNHSPIISAFAIAKREEYGENAEKKCSRILAYAHIMMVLTVMFFVFSCVLSLSPENLAEAKAQNITILSYLANHFRIPTIEYIAPLIAFIAITKSFLGHYLGAREGFNGIVNKAMMNTRGKTIQQKTLNRITSLFMLISAWIVATLNPSILNIIESLGGPIIAMILFIMPMYAIYKVPAMRKYAGKPSNIFVIVTGSIAISAAIYSVM comes from the coding sequence ATGGACACATCTCAAGCAGGTTCAATCGTATCCTCTGCTGCAAGCAAAAGCGATTACACAACCTGGCGTAAATCAGACACTGTATGGATGTTAGGATTATATGGCACAGCAATTGGTGCCGGCGTTTTATTTCTTCCTATCAATGCAGGTATCGGTGGTTTGATTCCACTGATTATCATGGCAGTGCTTGCCCTGCCCATGACATTTTTTGCTCACCGTGGCATGTGCCGTTTTGTTCTGTCAGGCAGAAGCAGCGGTGAAGATATTACTGGTGTGGTAGAAGAGCACTTTGGTAAAGTTGCCGGATTTCTCATCACCATTCTCTATTTCTTTGCTATTTATCCTATCCTGCTCGTCTACAGCGTTGCTCTGACTAATACAGTCGAAAGCTTTATTGTACACCAACTGCAAATGAATGCTCCGCCACGTGCATTGCTGGCGTTGGCATTACTTCTCGGTGTAATGAGTATTATTCGTTTCGGTGAGAAAGCTATCGTTAAGGCGATGAGCGTATTAGTATTCCCATTTGTCACCGTGTTAATGCTATTGGCTCTGTATTTAATCCCTCACTGGAATACGACTATCTTTGATACTTTGTCACTGAATAATTCCCTGTCTTCGACAAGCAATTCCGGTCTGTTATTTACTCTGTGGCTGGCCATTCCTGTTATGGTTTTCTCGTTTAACCACTCGCCCATCATTTCAGCCTTCGCCATTGCAAAACGTGAAGAATATGGCGAAAATGCGGAGAAAAAATGTTCACGCATTCTGGCTTATGCCCATATCATGATGGTGCTGACAGTCATGTTCTTTGTGTTTAGTTGCGTACTGAGTCTATCACCTGAAAACCTGGCAGAAGCAAAAGCACAGAACATTACTATCTTGTCCTATCTGGCTAACCATTTCCGTATACCAACTATTGAGTATATTGCGCCACTCATTGCTTTTATCGCGATCACTAAGTCTTTCCTTGGCCACTACCTGGGCGCCCGTGAAGGCTTCAATGGTATTGTCAACAAAGCTATGATGAACACACGCGGTAAGACTATTCAGCAAAAAACGCTGAATCGTATCACCAGCTTATTTATGCTAATCAGTGCCTGGATCGTTGCGACACTCAACCCAAGTATCCTGAATATCATTGAATCTTTGGGTGGACCCATTATTGCGATGATTCTGTTTATCATGCCAATGTACGCAATCTACAAAGTGCCAGCGATGCGTAAATATGCAGGTAAACCAAGCAATATCTTTGTTATCGTAACAGGTTCAATCGCGATTTCCGCAGCGATTTACTCTGTCATGTAA
- a CDS encoding serine hydrolase, whose product MKKRQQIPIIKSFTFSLSVVWLVSVNAYAMEQPATPEIDAKAYVLMDYASGKILASNNADERLDPASLTKMMTSYVIGQAIKSGKISSEDWVTIGQDAWATGNPVLKGSSLMFLKPGDRVKVIDLNRGIVIQSGNDASIALADYVAGSQDAFVDLMNKYSATLKLTNTHFKTVHGLDAAGQYSTARDMASLSQAMIRDVPEEYALNKEKEFTFNNIRQPNRNRLLWHKNMNVDGVKTGHTSGAGYNLVASATEGPMRLISVVLGASSDRVRFSDSEKLLAWGFRFYESTIPLKASDTLVTEKVWYGTRPEVALGVEKEASAVVPRGQIGNVKVSFMLDKTPLEAPLVQNQVVGTVNFVLNDKVIDQRPLVVKEAVEESGFFGRIWDFVIKTVTGWFNAIFS is encoded by the coding sequence ATGAAAAAAAGGCAGCAGATACCAATCATTAAATCTTTTACTTTTAGCTTAAGTGTTGTTTGGCTGGTGAGTGTCAACGCTTACGCGATGGAACAGCCGGCGACACCTGAAATTGATGCAAAAGCCTACGTATTGATGGATTACGCCAGTGGAAAAATCCTGGCATCAAATAACGCAGATGAGCGGTTAGATCCAGCCAGTTTAACGAAGATGATGACCAGTTATGTCATTGGGCAGGCGATCAAATCAGGGAAAATTTCTTCAGAAGATTGGGTTACCATTGGTCAGGATGCTTGGGCCACCGGAAACCCCGTGCTTAAAGGGTCATCCCTGATGTTTTTGAAACCGGGTGACAGGGTGAAGGTGATTGATTTAAACCGTGGTATTGTCATTCAATCCGGTAATGATGCCAGTATTGCACTTGCGGATTATGTCGCAGGTAGTCAGGATGCTTTTGTCGATTTGATGAATAAATATTCAGCGACACTAAAACTGACCAATACTCACTTTAAGACAGTACACGGTCTGGATGCCGCAGGGCAGTATAGCACGGCGCGTGACATGGCCAGTTTAAGTCAGGCGATGATCCGTGATGTACCAGAAGAATATGCGCTGAATAAAGAGAAAGAATTCACTTTTAATAATATCCGCCAACCTAACCGCAATCGCTTGTTATGGCATAAAAATATGAATGTGGATGGTGTCAAAACCGGGCATACAAGTGGTGCAGGTTATAATCTTGTTGCATCGGCGACTGAAGGACCAATGCGCTTGATCTCAGTGGTATTGGGAGCATCCAGTGATCGCGTCCGTTTTTCTGACAGCGAAAAACTATTGGCATGGGGGTTTCGTTTTTATGAATCGACAATACCGTTGAAGGCCAGTGATACCCTGGTGACGGAAAAAGTATGGTATGGAACCCGCCCGGAAGTTGCATTGGGGGTGGAAAAAGAGGCTTCTGCCGTCGTTCCCCGTGGACAGATAGGAAATGTGAAAGTGAGTTTTATGCTGGATAAAACCCCACTCGAAGCCCCACTCGTGCAGAACCAGGTTGTTGGTACGGTGAATTTTGTCTTGAATGATAAAGTGATTGACCAGCGACCATTAGTCGTTAAAGAAGCCGTGGAAGAAAGTGGTTTCTTTGGGCGTATATGGGATTTTGTGATAAAAACTGTGACGGGCTGGTTTAACGCGATTTTTAGTTAA